ATCGACGATCTTGTAGCTCTTGAACACGACTTCGGGGCCCGAGGTGGCCATGTGGACGAGGAGGTTCGAGCTGTCGCCTTCGACACCACGCTCCATCGATCGAAAGGCACCGAGGGATTCCCCTCGAAAGTGAAGACTGTCCCCCGCGCGCGTGCGGAGCCGGAGCCCCTTTCGGAGGGCCTCCGTGAGGAACCGCGCATAACTGTCTCGCCGCTCCGCTTCCACGAGGTACCACCGTTCGGGACCGCTCGACAGTTCGAAGGCGCCAGGATCTAGGCGTGCGGTCGCCACCGAAAGCGGGAGATGGAGCAGGACCGAGGACGGGCCTTCCCTGGCGAGGACGACGGCAAGCACCAAGGTTTCGGTGCCCGTCGCAGCGAGCTCGGCCAAGTCCCGCACGACGAGTTCCGAGTGCAGCCCCACGGTCTCGCCGCACCACCGGCGAGAACGAAGCCACATGCGGAAGGCGGCCGAGCGCCGCACGGTGTCCTCGAGGATACCCACCGCGTCCTCGAATCGAGGCGGCATCACGTCAGCGACCGGTACAGCTCGAGGGTCTTCGCCGCAATCCGGTCCCAGGTGAAGTGTTCCAGGACGCGGCGGCGACCTTCCTTCCCCATTCGGGCGGCGAGCGGGGGATCTTCAAGGAGCCTCGAGATCGCGCGTCCGAGCCTCACGGGATCGCCGGGAGGCACGAGGAACCCCGTCTCCTTGTCGACGACGACTTCCTTGATGCCGCCTACCCGCGTCGCGACCACGGGCGTCTCGCAGGCCATGGCTTCGAGATTGATGATCCCGAAGGGCTCGTAGATCGAAGGGCAGGCGAACACGGCCGCCTCGTTGTACAGGCCCACGAGATCAGGATCCTGGAGCATCTCCGGAATCCAGACCACATGCCCCTTGCCGGAGAGGGCGCTGCGGAGCTCCTCCTCGATTGCCGGGGTGTCGGGCTTCCCGGTCACGAGGACGAGGGTCGTATCCTCGGGCACATGGTCCATGGCCTCCAGGAGGTCGAACACCCCCTTCTGCCGGGAGAGCCGGCCGACGAACAGGACGAAGGGCGTCCGGATTCCGAAATTCGAGACGGACCGGCTCCCGTCCCGCGGGCGGTACTTCTGCGGATCGACGCCGTTGTGGATCACGGCGACTCGAGAGGCCGGGATGTCGTAGCATTTCAGGATGTCCCGTTTCATCTCCCGGGACACGGCCACGACGGCGTCACACGCCTCAAGGCCTTCCTTCTCCATCCACGAGCTCAGTTCGTAGCCCGCCCCGAGCTGCTCTCGCTTCCAGGGCCGCAGGGGCTCGAGGGAATGGACAGTGGCCACGAGTCGACAGCCATAGATGCGTTTGGCGAGGGCGCCCGCGAAGTTCGTGTACCAGGTGTGGGTGTGAACCACATCGGCATCAATCGGGTCCGCCACCATGTTCGCGTTGAAGGAGAAGATCTCGAGAGCCTTCGCGACCCGCGGGTCGGGAGGACCCAGGCCGTGGAGGGTCGGGCGGTAGCGTCGGACGCGCACCCCAGGGATGTTGGGCGGCGGCCCCTCCTCGATGGTCCGCACCTCCACCTCGATGAGCTTCGCCAGGGAGCCCGTGATGTATTTCGCATGGACGCCGGCCCCGCCGTAGATGTTGGGCGGGTATTCCCAGGTGAAGACAGTGGCCTTCATCCCATGGCGTAAGCCGGTTGAGCGCCGATGAAGATTCCGGTACGCCCGGCTGGCGGTCTCGCCCCCTCCGTCAAGATAACCGATGCTCGCACCACGCCGGGTTCTCCCATCGGCCGTGGACCTCCCCCGCGATGTGCCCGGTATCCGCGACCACCTCTTCGCCACGGGACGCGGGGATGTCGAGGCTCCGGGGAAGCCGCTCTCCGACGGCGAAGAGCGTCGCACGCTTCACCACGTCGTAGCCGGAACGTTCCGGGACCTCGGACTGAAGGGACTCCAACCACGCTTCCTCCGTGGTCTCCCAGCCCTCGAGACCCTGCAGATCCCCAAAGCCCCAGCGCGCGAACCCCTCGGCGAACTCGATCAGGGCCGCCCGCAGGAGCCGCAGTAGGCGCACGGCAGTGGCGTCGTCCCCCGCGCGGCGGCAGGCCTCGGCCATGTCCACGAGGGCGTGTGCGAGGCACGCGACGTTCTGGAAAGTCACCCGCGTGTCGGGATTGTCCCAGAAGCGAGGGTCCGAGCGGAGGCCCATGAGCATGAAGAGGTAGCTGCGGGCTACGTAGCCCGCGAGCTCAAGGTCCACCCCACCCCGAAGGATCGCGCTCATCGCCGCCTCCAGGTCGAGATCCGCCGCGGAGGTCCCGCAGGCCAGATAGTACGGTCGGAAGAGATGCCGACCGTAGGCAACCGACAGGCGACGCAGGGTCTCCGGGGGCTTCGCCACGCCCTTCTCCTTCAGAACTTTCTGCCCGGTGCGCCGCACGACGGTCTCGATCCGCTCCGACGCGAGGGTGAAGGCGTGCTTCCACAGTTGGGACATCCGCCGGCCGCGGTGGATCCGCGGGACGACGAGCCCGCCCTGGCGGAGCAACCCGGTCCAGCGCGTATCCGAGGTATGTCCCGCTTGAAGGTACTCGTCGTAATCCGACCAGCTCGAGAACTCGACCACGGGGACCACCTCCAACCCCGAAGGAGGCACGGGCGCGCGGACCTCCGCTCCCTGCGCTCGCAGCGTCTGGACGATCGTCTCAAAACGCTCCGCCTGGGCCGGATTCGCGAGGAGGGATTCCAGGTCGCTGGCAACGAAGACGTGGTCCTTCCCGCGGGTCCGGGCCGCGTGGCAGAAGTCGGAGGCTCCCGTCGGGCCGAATGCGAATTCCGAGCTGAGGGGAGGGTCCCGCCCCACCGCGGCAAGGCCCGGCGTGCCGGCCACGGCGGCCCACGCGCCGACGGTCTTGGCCGAGTCGGAGAACTGGCGCGCGTCCAAGAGGAGATGCACCGCGTGGGTCAAATCCGGGAGGCCGTCCTCTCTGGCGGCAGCGGCCCGCGCGACACGCAGGTAGTCCTCGATCGTTTCGCGCGAGAACGCGGCCTCCGGGAGCC
The DNA window shown above is from Thermoplasmata archaeon and carries:
- the glgA gene encoding glycogen synthase, which translates into the protein MKATVFTWEYPPNIYGGAGVHAKYITGSLAKLIEVEVRTIEEGPPPNIPGVRVRRYRPTLHGLGPPDPRVAKALEIFSFNANMVADPIDADVVHTHTWYTNFAGALAKRIYGCRLVATVHSLEPLRPWKREQLGAGYELSSWMEKEGLEACDAVVAVSREMKRDILKCYDIPASRVAVIHNGVDPQKYRPRDGSRSVSNFGIRTPFVLFVGRLSRQKGVFDLLEAMDHVPEDTTLVLVTGKPDTPAIEEELRSALSGKGHVVWIPEMLQDPDLVGLYNEAAVFACPSIYEPFGIINLEAMACETPVVATRVGGIKEVVVDKETGFLVPPGDPVRLGRAISRLLEDPPLAARMGKEGRRRVLEHFTWDRIAAKTLELYRSLT